The following are encoded in a window of Pseudomonas sp. St316 genomic DNA:
- a CDS encoding AzlC family ABC transporter permease, whose amino-acid sequence MSNVESHLHALTLNHIYDGFKQLIPISLFVVVFGVAFGLAAAQTGLSDTSAVLMSTLVFAGASQFAALDLWGQQVPVVPLMITVFAINARHLLMGATLYPWLRELPVAKRYGVMLVVSDANWAMAMQALSRGKPGLGLLFGGGIALWVAWILGSWLGLHFGSAIENPVSFGLDMVMGCFLLAMVVGGKKNLRMFIIWTVAACASLLAYWYLPANSHVVVGALAGGILGALWMEKKQ is encoded by the coding sequence TTGTCGAATGTTGAATCCCACCTGCACGCGCTGACGTTGAATCACATCTACGACGGTTTCAAACAGCTGATCCCAATCTCTCTTTTCGTCGTCGTGTTCGGCGTCGCTTTTGGCCTCGCGGCTGCGCAAACGGGCTTGAGTGATACGTCTGCCGTGCTCATGAGCACGCTGGTTTTTGCCGGCGCGTCTCAATTTGCCGCACTGGATCTGTGGGGACAGCAAGTGCCGGTCGTTCCGCTGATGATTACCGTCTTCGCCATCAACGCCCGGCACTTGTTGATGGGTGCGACGCTTTACCCGTGGCTGCGGGAGCTGCCCGTTGCCAAACGCTACGGTGTCATGCTGGTTGTTTCGGATGCGAACTGGGCCATGGCGATGCAGGCGTTGAGTCGTGGCAAGCCCGGGCTCGGGCTTTTGTTCGGCGGTGGCATTGCACTCTGGGTCGCGTGGATCCTGGGCAGTTGGCTGGGGCTTCATTTTGGCAGCGCCATCGAGAACCCGGTCAGTTTCGGGCTCGATATGGTGATGGGCTGTTTCTTGTTGGCGATGGTCGTGGGCGGGAAGAAAAACCTGCGCATGTTCATCATCTGGACCGTGGCGGCCTGCGCATCGCTGTTGGCCTACTGGTACTTGCCGGCGAACAGTCATGTTGTGGTCGGCGCTTTGGCGGGGGGCATTCTGGGCGCGCTGTGGATGGAGAAAAAACAATGA
- a CDS encoding YceK/YidQ family lipoprotein codes for MKLFLGILAVVLLAGCSTLSETFDDRPRCGPHPYCGSSTDIEVIKAATDENAGVFRALVPLALIDLPFSLVADTLLLPYTVFAEEPTRN; via the coding sequence ATGAAATTGTTCCTAGGCATATTGGCCGTTGTGCTGCTGGCAGGTTGTTCGACGCTCTCTGAAACCTTCGATGATCGTCCACGTTGTGGTCCCCATCCGTATTGCGGGTCCTCCACCGATATTGAAGTGATCAAGGCCGCAACGGATGAAAACGCCGGAGTGTTTCGTGCCTTGGTGCCATTGGCGTTGATTGACCTGCCGTTCAGCTTGGTCGCCGATACGCTATTGCTGCCGTATACCGTGTTTGCTGAAGAACCGACTCGGAACTGA
- a CDS encoding AzlD domain-containing protein: MSIETAGYGTLVVILIMAAVTLATRWGGVFVMSFVPINYRVQQFITAMSGSVLVAVLAPLAVKGDNGARLALLATAIVMLTLKKPLPAIAAGILAAALARQF, translated from the coding sequence ATGAGTATTGAAACGGCGGGTTATGGCACCTTGGTGGTCATATTGATCATGGCCGCGGTGACATTGGCGACTCGGTGGGGCGGTGTTTTCGTGATGTCGTTCGTGCCGATCAACTATCGGGTACAGCAGTTCATCACGGCCATGTCCGGTTCGGTGTTGGTGGCGGTGTTGGCTCCGCTGGCGGTTAAAGGTGACAACGGCGCACGCCTGGCTTTGCTGGCCACGGCAATCGTCATGCTGACACTGAAAAAACCGCTGCCGGCCATTGCGGCTGGCATACTTGCAGCGGCTTTAGCCAGGCAGTTCTGA
- a CDS encoding HD domain-containing protein — protein MSTLERAISICALAHEGQVDKGGSPYVLHPLKVMLRLTQDEERIVAVLHDVVEDTAITLTDLRNEGFSEAVLGAVDSLTKREGETYQAFIERAARDPIARRVKLADLAENSDLSRINEPSQKDLDRIEKYRKATDYLTALEQ, from the coding sequence ATGAGTACCCTTGAAAGAGCAATATCGATTTGCGCGCTGGCTCATGAAGGGCAAGTGGATAAGGGCGGCTCCCCTTATGTTTTGCACCCGCTGAAGGTCATGCTGCGCCTAACCCAAGACGAAGAGCGCATAGTGGCGGTGTTACATGACGTAGTCGAAGATACCGCGATCACCCTCACCGACCTGCGCAATGAGGGGTTCAGCGAGGCGGTGCTGGGCGCCGTCGACTCCCTCACCAAGCGCGAGGGTGAGACTTACCAGGCCTTCATCGAGCGTGCTGCGCGCGACCCGATAGCGCGTCGAGTGAAGCTGGCGGATCTTGCGGAAAACAGCGACTTATCTCGCATAAACGAACCAAGCCAGAAAGACCTGGACCGCATTGAAAAGTACCGCAAGGCGACTGACTATCTGACGGCCTTGGAGCAATAG
- a CDS encoding DUF2628 domain-containing protein produces MSTTEQVQSTGKYSAKWQERFDFFDTYGAPNDPRYKEAVKTLPGVKKKILINANVIAFFFGPIYLFVLGLWKKNLALLGIFLAINIALSVIFAIIGMEFPRPLSTGLSIALSMMYALMANYAYYLKEVKGEQGWNPFKGMRL; encoded by the coding sequence ATGAGCACAACTGAACAAGTACAAAGCACGGGTAAATACAGCGCCAAATGGCAGGAACGCTTCGACTTCTTTGACACCTACGGTGCACCAAACGACCCGCGCTACAAGGAAGCCGTCAAGACACTGCCTGGCGTCAAGAAGAAAATCCTGATCAACGCCAACGTGATTGCGTTTTTCTTCGGCCCTATCTACCTGTTCGTCTTGGGGCTCTGGAAGAAAAACCTCGCCCTACTGGGTATTTTCCTGGCGATCAATATCGCATTGAGCGTGATTTTCGCAATCATCGGCATGGAGTTTCCCCGGCCTTTGAGCACGGGCCTGAGCATCGCCTTGTCGATGATGTACGCACTCATGGCCAACTACGCCTACTACCTCAAGGAAGTGAAAGGCGAGCAAGGCTGGAACCCGTTCAAAGGCATGCGTCTCTGA
- a CDS encoding FRG domain-containing protein: protein MYKTTVVVSSLTEYIDAVKKLNKESGTVHGSVYRGQGNANWGLMTSLARSPKTRSGDLISRATKAFRKFNAERHAYHQLSSHNDWDVLALAQHYGMPTRLLDWSLSPLVALFFALDGVRYKRIPLIESVGLMADYNENDTIPVDTDDRVGVVENDVAVYVVTPRGQGGEHTWVETNALPEDVFSTVPEAREDGFCFYTPNYMNDRLRSQSGLFSIGYEVEDSFPASEAHKIIIKKQSVATLFSELLLMNVGSKLVYGDLEGLCKDLTFSSFGGFATRNL from the coding sequence GTGTATAAAACCACGGTTGTTGTGTCGAGTCTGACGGAGTACATCGACGCAGTTAAGAAACTCAATAAAGAATCCGGTACGGTCCACGGCTCGGTTTATCGAGGCCAAGGCAACGCGAACTGGGGATTGATGACTTCTCTGGCCCGCAGCCCCAAAACCAGGTCAGGGGATTTGATCTCCAGGGCCACCAAGGCCTTCAGAAAATTCAACGCTGAACGTCACGCCTATCATCAACTGTCCTCCCACAATGATTGGGATGTGCTCGCGCTTGCGCAGCACTACGGTATGCCCACTCGCTTACTGGATTGGTCGTTGTCACCCTTGGTTGCGCTTTTCTTCGCACTGGACGGCGTGAGGTACAAACGGATTCCATTGATCGAAAGCGTTGGCTTGATGGCTGATTACAATGAAAACGATACGATTCCTGTCGATACGGATGACAGGGTTGGGGTCGTTGAAAATGACGTGGCGGTGTATGTGGTGACACCTCGCGGACAAGGAGGTGAGCATACTTGGGTGGAAACCAACGCCTTGCCGGAAGACGTTTTTTCGACCGTCCCCGAGGCTCGTGAAGACGGGTTCTGTTTTTACACACCGAACTATATGAATGACCGGCTCCGGTCTCAAAGCGGGTTGTTTAGCATCGGCTATGAGGTAGAAGACAGTTTTCCAGCGTCTGAGGCGCACAAAATCATCATAAAGAAACAGAGCGTGGCAACGCTGTTTTCCGAGCTGTTGCTGATGAATGTTGGTTCAAAGCTCGTTTATGGCGACCTGGAAGGGCTGTGCAAGGATTTGACGTTTTCCAGTTTTGGCGGTTTTGCCACGCGCAATCTCTAG
- a CDS encoding anti-virulence regulator CigR family protein has translation MFKSRSLIAAVTCFALAAGPGIVVADPGNGKGNAQFDQGPGHGQGGKGGQGNKGGQGNPGNKGNQGGKGYQGGGGDWHNGPSLDRGGILGVIGGYRDYWNPGPALPPGIQKNLARGKPLPPGIAKKLDGRLLGRLPHYDGYEWQQVGTDLILVAIATGIIYEVLNGAFD, from the coding sequence ATGTTCAAGTCGCGCTCGTTGATTGCTGCAGTGACCTGTTTCGCTCTGGCGGCTGGCCCAGGCATTGTTGTCGCGGACCCGGGTAACGGCAAGGGAAATGCTCAATTCGATCAAGGCCCTGGCCACGGGCAGGGAGGCAAAGGCGGACAGGGCAACAAGGGTGGTCAAGGAAATCCCGGTAACAAGGGCAACCAGGGCGGCAAAGGCTACCAAGGTGGCGGTGGCGATTGGCATAACGGCCCGAGCCTCGACCGCGGCGGCATCCTGGGTGTGATTGGCGGCTATCGCGATTATTGGAACCCCGGCCCGGCGTTGCCGCCAGGCATCCAGAAAAATCTTGCCCGGGGCAAGCCGTTGCCACCCGGTATTGCCAAGAAGCTCGACGGTCGGTTGTTGGGGCGATTGCCGCACTATGACGGTTATGAGTGGCAACAGGTCGGCACGGACTTGATCCTGGTGGCGATCGCCACTGGCATCATCTATGAAGTGCTCAATGGCGCGTTCGACTAA
- a CDS encoding MFS transporter yields the protein MRKDYLAFFVSMFLSRLADQILLFIVPLIVFQTTNSVSWAGLAFFVESLPRYLSFPICGALCDKFSPIRILHISQVYRAVACGVAVVLYGIFGGIYWLVVLSALCGVLTTQGIMAREVLMPYIFKHYTYTKTLSYSQIADQTGLVLGPLVAALLLEAWAWHWVVLAIAGLFLLADLAMLYWQRISSVTLETFEQHHDLWLNPLRIAFGHIRSLAELKKIISLAVGVNLIIGVTLATSAAMVIGHYGAGKDDYAGLQAVGAVTTILILFLLARVTLPLKLLGALSYTLITVGAFSTAFSPNIWGYVVGFLLIVGFDKMFNVYMRSTRQQVIPPQDFGKTVGVITLLNNLSQPFAGLLVAVLAAPIGTQAVILLLAVAASLIGAAVVVVNRHSTHGASVYHTDTD from the coding sequence ATGCGCAAGGATTACCTGGCTTTTTTCGTCTCGATGTTCCTCTCCCGGTTGGCCGATCAGATTTTGCTGTTCATCGTCCCGTTGATTGTTTTCCAGACCACCAACAGCGTCTCCTGGGCAGGCCTGGCCTTCTTCGTCGAGTCCTTGCCACGTTACCTGTCGTTCCCGATCTGTGGCGCGCTGTGCGACAAGTTCTCGCCGATTCGCATCCTGCACATCAGCCAGGTCTACCGCGCCGTGGCCTGCGGGGTGGCAGTCGTGCTTTATGGCATCTTCGGCGGTATCTATTGGCTCGTCGTGCTCTCGGCCCTGTGCGGCGTGCTGACCACCCAGGGCATCATGGCCCGCGAAGTGCTGATGCCGTACATCTTCAAGCACTACACCTACACCAAGACCCTGTCCTACTCGCAAATCGCCGACCAGACCGGCTTGGTACTGGGCCCGCTGGTCGCTGCACTGCTGCTTGAGGCATGGGCATGGCATTGGGTGGTGCTGGCGATTGCCGGGCTGTTCCTGCTGGCGGACCTGGCGATGCTGTATTGGCAACGCATCAGTTCGGTCACCCTGGAAACCTTCGAGCAACATCACGACCTCTGGCTGAACCCGCTGCGCATTGCCTTCGGCCACATTCGCAGCCTGGCGGAACTGAAAAAGATCATCAGCCTGGCGGTGGGCGTCAACCTGATCATCGGCGTCACCCTCGCCACCTCGGCCGCCATGGTCATCGGCCACTACGGCGCCGGCAAAGATGACTACGCAGGCTTACAGGCGGTCGGCGCCGTGACCACCATCCTCATCTTGTTCCTCCTCGCGCGGGTGACCTTGCCCTTGAAGCTACTGGGCGCCCTCTCCTATACCCTGATTACCGTCGGCGCCTTCAGCACCGCATTCAGCCCGAACATTTGGGGCTATGTCGTCGGCTTTCTGCTGATCGTCGGTTTCGACAAGATGTTCAACGTGTACATGCGCAGCACCCGTCAACAAGTCATTCCCCCACAGGACTTCGGCAAGACTGTCGGCGTCATTACGCTGCTCAACAACTTGTCGCAACCGTTCGCGGGCCTGTTGGTCGCGGTGCTGGCCGCGCCTATTGGAACGCAGGCGGTGATCCTGCTGCTGGCGGTTGCCGCCAGTCTAATCGGAGCGGCAGTGGTCGTGGTGAACAGGCATTCAACACACGGGGCAAGCGTCTACCACACCGATACCGACTGA
- a CDS encoding sigma-54-dependent Fis family transcriptional regulator, with the protein MAAPAPALSHEAIIQASWSRCRAFGLNHQSVPAFDPLPAQGIAQLLESQHSLVQTTHQEVLPYYENILSNSNCLIMLADNQGQVLTSWGTQRFIEPKLAHGFSAGASWMERCTGTNAIGTALACEQAVHIEHDEHFLKANRFMTGSAAPIFDAERKVIAVLDVSSDSYLPPSHTLGMVKMMSQTVENRLILNLFRGEHFQLTFNTGLNNLDSQWAGLLIFDESGQVLSANRRADNLLGLSLSRVSIESLFKVSLLELLNQPDGLPFALQASGSNRFQCLLRRPSQVSIKARVFTETAPAPALASNAISLNTLHFGDSRVEKAVRQAERLLEKDIPLLIHGETGVGKEVFVKALHQASSRCKQPFIAVNCAAIPAELVESELFGYEKGAFTGANQKGSIGLIRKADRGTLFLDEIGDMPLPTQARLLRVLQERCVQPVGSAELFPVDIRIISATNRSLREQVQLGRFREDLYYRIGGLTLELPPLRERSDKQALFKRLWEHHREPTQWAGLSREVLDLFERHPWPGNLRQVSSVLQVALAMAEEQPIRPEHLPDDFFVDLEMEPVETPEPLTVDLNDAEDLNRQLQAVGGNISHLARRLGVSRNTLYKRLRQLES; encoded by the coding sequence ATGGCCGCACCTGCTCCAGCCTTGTCCCACGAGGCCATCATCCAGGCCTCCTGGTCCCGTTGCCGCGCCTTCGGTCTGAACCATCAAAGCGTGCCGGCCTTCGACCCGTTGCCCGCCCAAGGCATCGCCCAGTTGCTGGAGAGCCAGCATTCGCTGGTGCAGACCACCCACCAGGAAGTCTTGCCGTACTACGAAAACATCCTGAGCAACTCCAATTGCCTGATCATGCTGGCCGACAACCAGGGCCAAGTGCTGACCTCCTGGGGCACCCAGCGCTTTATCGAACCGAAACTGGCCCATGGCTTCAGCGCCGGGGCGAGCTGGATGGAACGCTGCACCGGCACCAACGCCATCGGCACCGCGCTGGCCTGCGAACAAGCGGTACACATCGAACACGATGAACACTTTCTCAAGGCCAATCGCTTCATGACCGGCTCCGCAGCGCCGATCTTCGATGCCGAGCGCAAGGTCATCGCGGTGCTGGACGTCTCCAGCGACAGCTATCTGCCGCCCTCCCACACACTGGGCATGGTCAAGATGATGAGCCAGACCGTGGAGAACCGGCTGATCCTCAACCTGTTTCGCGGTGAACACTTCCAACTGACCTTCAACACCGGCCTGAACAACCTCGACAGCCAATGGGCCGGGCTGCTGATTTTCGATGAGAGCGGCCAGGTCCTGTCCGCCAACCGCCGGGCCGACAACCTGCTGGGCCTGAGCCTGTCGCGGGTCAGCATCGAAAGCCTGTTCAAGGTCTCGCTGCTGGAACTGCTGAACCAACCCGACGGCTTGCCGTTCGCCCTACAAGCATCCGGCAGCAATCGTTTCCAGTGCTTGCTCAGGCGCCCGAGCCAAGTGTCGATCAAGGCTCGCGTGTTCACCGAAACAGCACCTGCGCCGGCCCTCGCCAGCAACGCTATCAGCCTCAATACCCTGCACTTCGGTGACAGCCGCGTGGAGAAAGCCGTGCGCCAGGCCGAGCGTTTGCTGGAGAAGGACATTCCACTGCTGATCCACGGCGAGACCGGCGTCGGCAAGGAAGTCTTCGTCAAAGCCCTGCACCAGGCCAGTTCGCGCTGCAAGCAGCCGTTCATTGCCGTCAACTGCGCAGCGATCCCCGCCGAATTGGTGGAGTCGGAACTGTTCGGTTATGAAAAAGGTGCCTTCACCGGCGCCAACCAGAAAGGCAGCATCGGCCTGATCCGCAAGGCCGACCGGGGCACGCTGTTCCTCGACGAGATCGGCGACATGCCCCTGCCAACCCAGGCCCGGTTGCTGAGGGTCTTGCAGGAACGTTGCGTACAGCCGGTGGGCAGCGCCGAGCTGTTCCCGGTGGACATCCGCATCATCTCCGCCACCAACCGCTCGCTGCGCGAGCAGGTGCAACTGGGGCGGTTTCGCGAAGACTTGTACTACCGCATCGGCGGCCTGACCCTGGAACTGCCACCGCTGCGCGAACGCAGCGACAAACAGGCCCTGTTCAAACGTCTCTGGGAACACCACCGCGAACCGACCCAATGGGCCGGCCTGAGCCGCGAGGTACTGGACCTGTTCGAACGCCATCCATGGCCAGGCAACCTGCGGCAGGTCAGCAGCGTGCTGCAAGTGGCCCTGGCGATGGCCGAGGAACAACCGATCCGCCCGGAACACCTGCCCGACGACTTCTTTGTCGACCTTGAAATGGAACCGGTGGAAACACCTGAGCCGCTGACGGTGGACCTGAACGATGCCGAGGACCTGAACCGTCAGTTGCAGGCGGTGGGCGGCAATATTTCACACCTGGCGCGACGGCTGGGGGTCAGCCGCAATACCTTGTACAAACGCCTGCGGCAACTTGAAAGCTGA